The following proteins come from a genomic window of Populus alba chromosome 12, ASM523922v2, whole genome shotgun sequence:
- the LOC118033026 gene encoding protein RKD4, whose protein sequence is MENPLDFEAWVLDDQDIFNQISELPPLESLFEPLNLPPFVPYDKSFNGFKNNEVINNDNIFSESYLDSWYNQANAIDTKPVINPSIHPSYTLNLDNNVIKSELLHEVSMMLVQGDCASSPSMREEEEVRKMSGRKRTVGLELEEIQRHFNMPITQAAREMKVGLTVLKKRCRELRIMRWPHRKIKSLTSLIKNVKEMGLSEYEAIMLEEHRRLIEELPDLELTERTKKLRQACFKASYKKRRLSAAYS, encoded by the exons ATGGAGAATCCACTCGACTTTGAGGCCTGGGTTCTTGATGATCAAGATATCTTCAACCA GATCTCGGAACTTCCCCCGTTGGAAAGCCTTTTCGAGCCGCTAAACTTGCCACCCTTTGTGCCCTACGACAAGAGCTTTAATGGGTTCAAAAACAATGAAGTTATCAacaatgataatatattttctgaGAGTTATCTTGATTCCTGGTACAATCAAGCAAATGCTATCGACACGAAGCCGGTGATAAACCCTAGCATCCATCCTTCTTATACTCTAAACCTTGACAACAACGTCATTAAAAGTGAACTGCTGCATGAAGTTTCAATGATGTTGGTCCAAGGTGATTGTGCTAGCTCTCCAAGCAtgagggaagaagaagaagttagaaAGATGAGTGGGAGGAAGAGGACCGTTGGATTGGAACTggaagaaattcaaaggcatttcAACATGCCAATCACTCAAGCAGCTAGGGAAATGAAAGTGGGGTTAACAGTATTGAAAAAAAGATGCAGAGAGCTTAGGATAATGAGGTGGCCTCACAGGAAGATCAAGAGCTTGACTTCTCTCATCAAAAATGTCAAG GAAATGGGGCTAAGTGAATATGAGGCGATCATGTTGGAGGAGCATAGAAGGCTTATCGAAGAACTGCCAGACTTGGAATTGACAGAAAGAACAAAGAAGCTGAGGCAGGCTTGTTTCAAAGCCAGTTACAAGAAGAGAAGGCTTTCGGCAGCTTATtcttga
- the LOC118033062 gene encoding uncharacterized protein, with protein sequence MPFCEVPKQQTSLDDAVDAASSSSSKGIKIFYKTYGHGPTKVLLIIGLAGTHDSWGPQIKGLTGTERSNDDYDDDRMRTVDPNSSDNGGCGYGGNGIQVCAFDNRGMGRSSVPTKKSEYTTKIMAKDAIALMDHLGWRKAHIFGHSMGAMIACKLAAMVPDRVLSLALLNVTGGGFECLPKLDSRTISVAIRFLKAKTPEQRAAVDLDTHYTKEYLDEHVGSSTRRAILYQEYVKGISSTGMQSSYGFDGQVNACWTHKMTRTEIELIRSAGFLVSVIHGRHDIIAQIYYARRLAKKLQPVARLVDLHGGHLVSHERTEEVNQALCDLISASEKKMSPHVWTNFPKESSRWSEKGSLLGKTRVEGETDNICSTVCVIEKLHLSISYVFGLFVFMFEYIQRAIRSRHPARVGSSLT encoded by the exons ATGCCTTTTTGTGAGGTACCTAAACAGCAGACCAGTTTAGATGATGCAGTTGATGCTgctagcagcagcagcagcaaaggcATCAAAATCTTTTACAAAACTTATGGTCATGGCCCCACAAAAGTTCTTCTCATTATAG GATTGGCTGGGACACATGATTCATGGGGTCCACAGATAAAGGGACTTACAGGGACAGAGAGGTCCAATGACGACTACGACGACGATAGAATGAGGACCGTTGATCCGAACTCAAGTGATAATGGGGGTTGTGGGTATGGTGGCAATGGTATTCAAGTTTGTGCCTTTGATAATCGTGGTATGGGAAGGAGTTCTGTGCCCACCAAGAAATCTGAATATAC AACAAAAATAATGGCAAAAGATGCAATTGCTTTGATGGATCATTTGGGTTGGAGAAAAGCTCATATATTTGGCCATTCAATGG GTGCTATGATAGCTTGCAAGTTAGCAGCAATGGTGCCGGACAGAGTTCTATCTTTGGCATTACTTAATGTGACCGGTGGAGGTTTCGAATGTTTACCAAAG CTTGACAGTCGAACAATATCTGTCGCTATCCGTTTCTTGAAGGCAAAAACTCCTGAGCAAAGGGCTGCAGTTGACTTAGACACCCACTACACAAAG GAATATCTTGATGAGCACGTTGGGTCTAGCACAAGAAGAGCAATTCTGTATCAG GAATACGTCAAAGGTATATCATCAACTGGAATGCAGTCTAGTTATGGTTTTGATGGTCAAGTCAATGCTTGCTGGACGCATAAGATGACACGAACAGAAATTGAATTAATCAGATCTGCTGGATTTCTTGTATCAGTCATACATGGCAG GCATGATATCATTGCTCAAATATATTATGCGAGGAGGCTTGCAAAGAAGTTGCAGCCTGTTGCTAGATTGGTTGATCTCCACGGCGGGCATCTAGTGAGCCATGAAAGGACCGAAGAG gtcAATCAAGCTCTTTGTGACCTGATTAGTGCTTCGGAAAAAAAGATGAGCCCACATGTTTGGACCAATTTTCCCAAGGAAAGCTCTC GGTGGTCAGAGAAAGGATCATTATTGGGTAAAACACGTGTAGAGGGTGAAACCGACAACATCTGCTCAACAGTTTGTGTCATCGAAAAGCTGCATCTAAGCATATCATATGTCTTCGGTCTCTTTGTGTTCATGTTTGAGTATATACAAAGGGCCATAAGAAGTCGGCATCCAGCCAGGGTTGGATCTTCCCTCACATAA
- the LOC118033051 gene encoding uncharacterized protein, whose amino-acid sequence MAAAAMDAQWDFSCDFEVDFGSEENASIVYAALAVDKELQPDKVKRLMSVSNGKLSVHFEAVEARFLRASFSAFVDVLTLTTKTIEEFGKGMAS is encoded by the exons ATGGCTGCTGCTGCTATGGATGCCCAATGGGATTTCAGCTG TGACTTCGAAGTAGATTTTGGGTCTGAGGAGAATGCTTCTATAGTATATGCAGCATTAGCTGTTGATAAGGAG CTGCAGCCTGATAAAGTGAAAAGGCTGATGTCGGTCTCTAATGGGAAATTGTCAGT GCACTTTGAGGCAGTTGAGGCGAGATTTCTCCGAGCATCATTTTCTGCTTTTGTGGATGTCCTCACGctcacaacaaaaacaattgaagaaTTTGGAAAAGGAATGGCATCATGA
- the LOC118033035 gene encoding protein ABIL2 → MGTMTASSLSREASNYDEVSMQQSLLFSDSLKDLKNLRSQLYSAAEYFELSYTNDDQKQIVVETLKDYAIKALVNTVDHLGSVTYKVNDLLDEKVDEVSGTEFRVCCIEQRLRTCQEYIDHEGISQQSLVIDTPKYHKRYILPVGETMHGAIRTKSKYQGCSLDDEDDWHQFRNAVRATIREAPSSARETPTSSARETPTSLVNSMRKGRSPSPSPRPPPQRSATFSFTSTMPKKDLDKRSISPHRFPLLRSGSVSSRSTTPNTSRPTTPSSAPAKKRYPSEPRKSASMRLQAEKENTKDIEQYPSKSKRLLKALLSRRKSKKDEMLYTYLDEY, encoded by the exons ATGGGTACAATGACTGCATCTTCTCTCTCTAGAGAGGCGTCAAACTATGACGAGGTTTCTATGCAGCAGAGCTTGCTCTTCTCTGATAGTCTGAAG GATTTGAAGAATCTGAGAAGTCAGCTATACTCGGCAGCTGAGTATTTTGAATTATCGTACACAAATGATGACCAAAAACAGAT AGTGGTGGAAACATTGAAAGATTATGCCATCAAAGCTCTTGTGAATACAGTGGACCATTTGGGTTCTGTGACATACAAGGTTAATGATCTCTTGGATGAGAAAGTTGATGAAGTTTCTGGAACAGAGTTTCGCGTGTGTTGCATTGAACAG AGATTACGGACATGTCAAGAGTACATCGATCATGAGGGCATCTCACAACAGTCACTGGTGATTGACACTCCAAAGTACCATAAGCGGTACATCTTGCCAG TTGGGGAGACTATGCATGGTGCCATCCGCACTAAATCAAAATACCAAGGGTGCAGCCtagatgatgaagatgattgGCATCAATTTAGGAATG CTGTTCGAGCTACAATTAGAGAAGCCCCATCATCAGCACGGGAAACCCCGACATCTTCAGCCAGGGAAACCCCGACATCTTTGGTGAATTCAATGAG AAAGGGACGTTCCCCATCACCTTCTCCACGACCTCCTCCACAACGATCTGCAACGTTTTCCTTTACATCTACCATGCCCAAAAAAGATCTAG ATAAGCGAAGCATTTCACCGCATCGATTTCCACTCTTGCGTTCTGGTTCTGTGTCAAGTAGGTCAACAACTCCAAATACAAGTAGGCCTACCACTCCAAGCTCTGCTCCTGCCAAAAAACGG TACCCTTCCGAGCCTCGAAAATCAGCATCCATGCGTCTCCAGGCTGAAAAGGAAAATACCAAAGACATTGAACAATATCCCAGCAAAAGTAAGCGTCTCCTCAAAGCCTTACTTAGCCGGCGCAAATCAAAGAAAGATGAAATGCTATATACTTACCTGGACGAATATTGA
- the LOC118032966 gene encoding uncharacterized protein isoform X1 produces MDGKEVSGSYLMVSEGKSDSFYPMYFGVSCAFLALKVLTKPDKEDDRWSELCDKMLQGSAQLLGLLVWKIQRGGANEQCELLHKLETAEKEIMELKKIRCEDAKANEKVVSIYASQEQNWLIERKKLRQHIGALMNELRFLEKKNEEAISELNEKLNEMELLVQSKDKAVEEEEYKRKELEEKLAKTEKIAEELRETAKREAQEHSTDLWKHKTAFLELVSNHRQLEAEMGRALRQLEAKRQELDSVLEQKEESVLLTQKLSMEVVKMRKDLEQKDKILSAMLRKSKMDTTEKELLLKEVKLSKAKRKQAELERERWKSVSESKHERHSLRSMFSHHANLRSDDPPIETGASQAVNGRSQSIDYDIEYENPEFQKNLKAFSPLSNLYSPEGNNELAITADVKRLEGWVRSEAEKYAAAIEKKHHLEIGAFAEQMRLKDEKLEAFRWRTLSMEIESKRLHSHIEGQNRDVSQIRHESMKLEALLFERQEEITELKRQLKVQVKPPFCQKANLSSSLEDPALAHDAICSIAKNAMKEPTENDQETKVHQMETSREMDPEKEEDDEEGLHNQFKNVVKTVQSPEKEFEEEKDVASQGGTQEDSASPVVVDTVEKLALTSQSSVKTNNSPWRMDLHALGVSYKIKRLKQQLLMLERLAGKQDSGEHIGNSDEAKTGIKGFKLLMSLLNKQVNSYQSLQGKTDELCKRMHDNDVDMSRGDSNTSTARKKEETKTLEHFLEETFQVQRHMVATGQKLMEVRSKIASGFVEVPEELEKSAGSFDIKRFAENIKILFQEVQRGLEVRISRIIGDLEGTLACEGMIRMRR; encoded by the exons ATGGATGGAAAGGAGGTTTCTGGTTCGTATTTGATGGTCTCGGAAGGGAAGAGTGACAGCTTCTATCCAATGTATTTTGGTGTTTCTTGTGCTTTCTTAGCCCTCAAAGTTTTGACAAAGCCTGATAAGGAAGACGATAGATGGTCAGAATTATGCGATAAAATGCTTCAAGGAAGTGCACAACTCTTGGGATTGCTTGTTTGGAAAATCCAGAGAGGAGGAGCAAATGAACAGTGTGAGCTTCTTCATAAGCTGGAGACTGCTGAGAAAGAGATCATGGAGCTGAAGAAAATAAGGTGCGAAGATGCAAAAGCGAACGAGAAAGTTGTTAGTATCTATGCATCGCAAGAGCAGAACTGGTTGATCGAAAGGAAGAAGCTTCGGCAGCACATTGGAGCTCTTATGAATGAATTGAGGTTTCTCGAGAAGAAGAATGAAGAAGCTATTTCtgaattgaatgaaaaattgaaCGAGATGGAACTTTTGGTGCAGTCCAAGGATAAGGCAGTAGAGGAAGAAGAGTATAAGAGGAAGGAGTTGGAAGAAAAATTAGCAAAGACCGAAAAGATTGCAGAAGAATTGAGAGAAACGGCAAAGCGTGAAGCTCAAGAGCATTCTACTGATCTTTGGAAGCACAAAACCGCCTTCCTTGAGTTGGTATCGAACCACCGGCAGCTTGAAGCTGAGATGGGTAGAGCACTTAGGCAGCTTGAAGCTAAAAGGCAAGAGCTTGATTCAGTCTTAGAACAAAAAGAGGAGTCAGTGTTGCTGACTCAAAAATTGTCCATGGAAGTTGTGAAGATGAGAAAGGATTTGGAACAGAAAGATAAGATCTTGTCAGCAATGCTGAGGAAATCCAAGATGGATACAACTGAAAAGGAACTGCTCTTAAAGGAGGTTAAATTATCAAAGGCTAAAAGAAAGCAAGCTGAACTAGAAAGAGAAAGGTGGAAATCTGTTTCAGAGTCTAAGCACGAGAGACATTCATTAAGAAGTATGTTTTCTCACCACGCCAACCTGAGATCGGATGATCCTCCAATTGAAACAGGGGCATCACAAGCTGTGAACGGCAGATCACAGTCAATTGATTATGATATTGAGTATGAGAATCCTGAGTTTCAAAAGAACTTGAAAGCTTTTTCGCCACTTTCTAACCTCTATTCACCCGAAGGAAATAATGAATTAG CTATTACAGCTGATGTCAAACGGTTGGAAGGATGGGTTCGATCAGAAGCAGAAAAGTATGCAGCTGCAATTGAGAAGAAGCATCATCTAGAGATAGGTGCTTTTGCAGAACAGATGAGACTGAAAGATGAGAAATTAGAAGCATTTCGTTGGCGAACGCTGAGCATGGAAATAGAATCAAAGCGACTGCATTCTCACATTGAAGGGCAAAACCGGGATGTTTCACAGATAAGGCATGAGAGCATGAAACTGGAAGCATTATTGTTCGAGAGGCAAGAAGAAATAACTGAATTGAAAAGGCAGCTCAAGGTACAAGTAAAACCTCCGTTTTGCCAGAAGGCTAACTTAAGTTCATCTCTAGAGGATCCGGCATTAGCCCATGATGCCATTTGTTCCATTGCCAAGAATGCAATGAAAGAACCAACAGAGAATGATCAAGAGACAAAAGTACATCAGATGGAAACATCTCGAGAGATGGATcctgaaaaagaagaagacgatgAAGAAGGCCTTCACAACCAGTTCAAGAATGTCGTTAAAACTGTCCAGTCTCCAGAAAAAGAGTTTGAGGAAGAGAAGGATGTTGCCAGCCAAGGTGGTACTCAGGAAGATAGTGCGAGTCCAGTGGTGGTTGATACTGTAGAAAAGTTAGCATTGACTAGCCAGTCATCGGTGAAGACAAATAATTCACCATGGAGGATGGATCTCCATGCTCTTGGAGTTTCTTACAAGATAAAGAGGCTGAAGCAGCAACTTCTAATGCTGGAGAGATTGGCAGGAAAGCAAGACAGTGGTGAACATATAGGAAACAGTGATGAGGCAAAAACAGGGATAAAGGGCTTCAAATTATTGATGTCTTTGCTTAATAAACAAGTTAACAGTTACCAGTCACTTCAAGGGAAGACCGATGAACTCTGCAAAAGGATG CATGATAATGATGTGGACATGAGTCGAGGAGATTCCAACACTAGCACCGCcaggaaaaaggaagaaactaaaacattaGAGCATTTCCTTGAGGAAACATTTCAGGTTCAGAGACACATGGTTGCAACAGGACAGAAACTGATGGAAGTTCGGTCCAAGATTGCATCTGGTTTTGTCGAGGTCCCTGAAGAGCTCGAAAAATCTGCTGGAAGCTTTGACATAAAGCGTTTtgctgaaaacataaaaattctttttcagGAAGTTCAAAGAGGTCTTGAAGTTCGGATTTCTCGAATTATTGGTGATCTTGAGGGCACTCTAGCTTGTGAGGGAATGATTCGTATGAGAAGGTAG
- the LOC118033080 gene encoding RNA-binding KH domain-containing protein RCF3, translating into MDRSRSKRNYYYDHQDYDNDNLNNNNMTRTTKPRYNNNNNNYYRHRGQGGNNMFNNNNNNRFSRTQQQQQPQQQQQQQDQSSSLMVTTSYRILCHDMKAGGVIGKSGSIIKSIRQHTGAWINVHELIPGDEERIIEISDTRRRDPEGRMPSFSPAQEALFLIHDRILENDLQYGVVSGGAGGLDEDEYVGRGGNRVATRLVVSRMHVGCLLGKGGKIIEQMRMETKTQIRILPRDHTLPRCVSMSEEIVQVVGDVSAVKNAVAIISSRLRESQHRDRSHFHGRVHSPERLFDDDYVPHMNTRRSSMDGPPSFGSRLPGSNYRNNNYSSRTSGFAADAGADPIADSAQPFYVEDLVFRILCPIDRLNRVVGESDGIVDLLQNEIGVDVKVADPVSGSDEQIITIFSEEGPDDELFPAQEALLHIQTRIADLVPDNDNITTTRLLVRSGEIGCLEGRDVSLSEIERLTGATIEILPKEKLPSYLSGIDEIVQIEGEIRAARDALVEVTSRLRSYIYKDVFEKELPPPVSAPALAGGMQAASPSPTPAREGPIGGDPPASYQNVQSAATPLPSKDARGSSVEAVKQNESERREELPITTMTRIPVTLVTRSTLEVVIPEPAVPKLITKSKNKLAQISELSGANVTLVEDRPDVKEKIIKISGTPEQAERAQSLLQGFILSTQEDGP; encoded by the exons ATGGACAGATCTAGATCCAAGAGGAACTACTACTATGACCATCAAGATTATGACAATGACAacctcaacaacaacaacatgacTAGGACGACCAAACCCAgatacaataacaacaacaacaattattacCGTCACCGTGGACAAGGAGGCAACAACAtgttcaacaacaacaacaacaacaggtTTTCAAGAAcccaacagcagcagcaaccacagcaacagcagcagcaacaagacCAATCATCGTCATTAATGGTGACAACAAGTTACAGAATTTTATGTCATGATATGAAAGCAGGAGGAGTAATTGGGAAGTCGGGGAGTATAATAAAGTCAATTAGGCAACACACAGGGGCGTGGATTAATGTTCATGAGTTGATTCCTGGTGACGAGGAGAGAATTATTGAGATTTCGGATACGCGTAGGAGAGACCCAGAAGGGAGAATGCCTTCCTTTTCGCCAGCGCAAGAGGCGCTCTTCTTGATACATGATAGGATTCTTGAGAATGATTTGCAGTATGGGGTGGTGAGTGGTGGTGCTGGTGGGTTAGATGAGGATGAGTATGTGGGCAGAGGAGGAAATAGAGTGGCTACCAGGTTGGTTGTTTCTAGAATGCACGTGGGTTGTTTGTTAGGAAAAGGGGGGAAGATTATTGAGCAAATGAGGATGGAAACAAAGACCCAGATTAGGATTTTGCCTAGAGATCATACTTTGCCAAGATGTGTTTCCATGTCTGAGGAGATTGTTCAG GTTGTAGGTGATGTCAGTGCTGTGAAAAATGCCGTTGCAATTATTTCATCAAGATTGAGAGAGAGTCAGCATCGTGACCGCAGTCATTTTCATGGACGAGTTCACTCACCAGAACGGCTTTTTGATGATGATTATGTTCCTCACATGAATACACGTCGTTCCTCGATGGATGGACCGCCCTCTTTTGGCTCACGATTACCTGGTTCCAACTACAGAAACAATAACTATTCCTCACGAACATCTGGTTTTGCTGCTGATGCTGGGGCTGATCCCATTGCTGACAGTGCACAGCCCTTTTATGTCGAGGACCTTGTGTTTCGAATCCTTTGCCCAATTGACAGACTTAATAGAGTTGTAGGAGAGTCTGATGGCATAGTGGACTTGCTTCAAAATGAAATTGGTGTGGATGTTAAGGTCGCTGATCCTGTCTCTGGTTCTGATGAACAGATAATCACCATTTTCTCTGAGGAG GGTCCTGATGATGAGCTGTTTCCTGCTCAAGAAGCTTTGTTACACATTCAAACTCGCATTGCTGATCTTGTTCCAGATAATGACAACATAACAACAACTAGGTTACTTGTCCGGTCTGGTGAGATTGGGTGTTTAGAGGGAAGAGATGTCTCATTATCTGAGATAGAAAGGTTAACTGGTGCAACAATAGAGATCTTGCCAAAAGAAAAGCTTCCGTCATATCTATCAGGGATAGATGAGATTGTACAG ATTGAAGGGGAAATAAGGGCAGCTCGTGATGCTCTTGTTGAAGTGACATCAAGACTTCGGAGTTACATATACAAGGATGTCTTTGAAAAGGAACTGCCACCACCTGTGTCTGCACCAGCCCTTGCTGGAGGAATGCAGGCAGCTTCTCCAAGCCCAACCCCAGCTCGTGAAGGGCCCATTGGTGGTGATCCTCCTGCTAGCTACCAGAATGTACAGTCTGCTGCAACACCACTGCCATCAAAG GATGCTAGAGGATCTAGTGTTGAAGCAGTGAAGCAGAATGAAAGTGAACGTCGTGAAGAATTGCCTATTACTACAATGACTAG AATCCCTGTAACACTTGTCACTAGGAGTACACTTGAAGTTGTCATACCGGAGCCTGCGGTCCCCAAGCTCAttacaaaatcaaaaaacaagctTGCACAGATTAGTGAG TTATCTGGAGCCAATGTAACCCTCGTTGAAGATAGACCGGATGTGaaagaaaagattataaaaatatctgGAACACCAGAGCAGGCAGAGAGAGCTCAGAGCTTGCTTCAAGGCTTTATTTTAAGCA CTCAAGAAGATGGACCATAG
- the LOC118032966 gene encoding uncharacterized protein isoform X2, producing MDGKEVSGSYLMVSEGKSDSFYPMYFGVSCAFLALKVLTKPDKEDDRWSELCDKMLQGSAQLLGLLVWKIQRGGANEQCELLHKLETAEKEIMELKKIRCEDAKANEKVVSIYASQEQNWLIERKKLRQHIGALMNELRFLEKKNEEAISELNEKLNEMELLVQSKDKAVEEEEYKRKELEEKLAKTEKIAEELRETAKREAQEHSTDLWKHKTAFLELVSNHRQLEAEMGRALRQLEAKRQELDSVLEQKEESVLLTQKLSMEVVKMRKDLEQKDKILSAMLRKSKMDTTEKELLLKEVKLSKAKRKQAELERERWKSVSESKHERHSLRSMFSHHANLRSDDPPIETGASQAVNGRSQSIDYDIEYENPEFQKNLKAFSPLSNLYSPEGNNELADVKRLEGWVRSEAEKYAAAIEKKHHLEIGAFAEQMRLKDEKLEAFRWRTLSMEIESKRLHSHIEGQNRDVSQIRHESMKLEALLFERQEEITELKRQLKVQVKPPFCQKANLSSSLEDPALAHDAICSIAKNAMKEPTENDQETKVHQMETSREMDPEKEEDDEEGLHNQFKNVVKTVQSPEKEFEEEKDVASQGGTQEDSASPVVVDTVEKLALTSQSSVKTNNSPWRMDLHALGVSYKIKRLKQQLLMLERLAGKQDSGEHIGNSDEAKTGIKGFKLLMSLLNKQVNSYQSLQGKTDELCKRMHDNDVDMSRGDSNTSTARKKEETKTLEHFLEETFQVQRHMVATGQKLMEVRSKIASGFVEVPEELEKSAGSFDIKRFAENIKILFQEVQRGLEVRISRIIGDLEGTLACEGMIRMRR from the exons ATGGATGGAAAGGAGGTTTCTGGTTCGTATTTGATGGTCTCGGAAGGGAAGAGTGACAGCTTCTATCCAATGTATTTTGGTGTTTCTTGTGCTTTCTTAGCCCTCAAAGTTTTGACAAAGCCTGATAAGGAAGACGATAGATGGTCAGAATTATGCGATAAAATGCTTCAAGGAAGTGCACAACTCTTGGGATTGCTTGTTTGGAAAATCCAGAGAGGAGGAGCAAATGAACAGTGTGAGCTTCTTCATAAGCTGGAGACTGCTGAGAAAGAGATCATGGAGCTGAAGAAAATAAGGTGCGAAGATGCAAAAGCGAACGAGAAAGTTGTTAGTATCTATGCATCGCAAGAGCAGAACTGGTTGATCGAAAGGAAGAAGCTTCGGCAGCACATTGGAGCTCTTATGAATGAATTGAGGTTTCTCGAGAAGAAGAATGAAGAAGCTATTTCtgaattgaatgaaaaattgaaCGAGATGGAACTTTTGGTGCAGTCCAAGGATAAGGCAGTAGAGGAAGAAGAGTATAAGAGGAAGGAGTTGGAAGAAAAATTAGCAAAGACCGAAAAGATTGCAGAAGAATTGAGAGAAACGGCAAAGCGTGAAGCTCAAGAGCATTCTACTGATCTTTGGAAGCACAAAACCGCCTTCCTTGAGTTGGTATCGAACCACCGGCAGCTTGAAGCTGAGATGGGTAGAGCACTTAGGCAGCTTGAAGCTAAAAGGCAAGAGCTTGATTCAGTCTTAGAACAAAAAGAGGAGTCAGTGTTGCTGACTCAAAAATTGTCCATGGAAGTTGTGAAGATGAGAAAGGATTTGGAACAGAAAGATAAGATCTTGTCAGCAATGCTGAGGAAATCCAAGATGGATACAACTGAAAAGGAACTGCTCTTAAAGGAGGTTAAATTATCAAAGGCTAAAAGAAAGCAAGCTGAACTAGAAAGAGAAAGGTGGAAATCTGTTTCAGAGTCTAAGCACGAGAGACATTCATTAAGAAGTATGTTTTCTCACCACGCCAACCTGAGATCGGATGATCCTCCAATTGAAACAGGGGCATCACAAGCTGTGAACGGCAGATCACAGTCAATTGATTATGATATTGAGTATGAGAATCCTGAGTTTCAAAAGAACTTGAAAGCTTTTTCGCCACTTTCTAACCTCTATTCACCCGAAGGAAATAATGAATTAG CTGATGTCAAACGGTTGGAAGGATGGGTTCGATCAGAAGCAGAAAAGTATGCAGCTGCAATTGAGAAGAAGCATCATCTAGAGATAGGTGCTTTTGCAGAACAGATGAGACTGAAAGATGAGAAATTAGAAGCATTTCGTTGGCGAACGCTGAGCATGGAAATAGAATCAAAGCGACTGCATTCTCACATTGAAGGGCAAAACCGGGATGTTTCACAGATAAGGCATGAGAGCATGAAACTGGAAGCATTATTGTTCGAGAGGCAAGAAGAAATAACTGAATTGAAAAGGCAGCTCAAGGTACAAGTAAAACCTCCGTTTTGCCAGAAGGCTAACTTAAGTTCATCTCTAGAGGATCCGGCATTAGCCCATGATGCCATTTGTTCCATTGCCAAGAATGCAATGAAAGAACCAACAGAGAATGATCAAGAGACAAAAGTACATCAGATGGAAACATCTCGAGAGATGGATcctgaaaaagaagaagacgatgAAGAAGGCCTTCACAACCAGTTCAAGAATGTCGTTAAAACTGTCCAGTCTCCAGAAAAAGAGTTTGAGGAAGAGAAGGATGTTGCCAGCCAAGGTGGTACTCAGGAAGATAGTGCGAGTCCAGTGGTGGTTGATACTGTAGAAAAGTTAGCATTGACTAGCCAGTCATCGGTGAAGACAAATAATTCACCATGGAGGATGGATCTCCATGCTCTTGGAGTTTCTTACAAGATAAAGAGGCTGAAGCAGCAACTTCTAATGCTGGAGAGATTGGCAGGAAAGCAAGACAGTGGTGAACATATAGGAAACAGTGATGAGGCAAAAACAGGGATAAAGGGCTTCAAATTATTGATGTCTTTGCTTAATAAACAAGTTAACAGTTACCAGTCACTTCAAGGGAAGACCGATGAACTCTGCAAAAGGATG CATGATAATGATGTGGACATGAGTCGAGGAGATTCCAACACTAGCACCGCcaggaaaaaggaagaaactaaaacattaGAGCATTTCCTTGAGGAAACATTTCAGGTTCAGAGACACATGGTTGCAACAGGACAGAAACTGATGGAAGTTCGGTCCAAGATTGCATCTGGTTTTGTCGAGGTCCCTGAAGAGCTCGAAAAATCTGCTGGAAGCTTTGACATAAAGCGTTTtgctgaaaacataaaaattctttttcagGAAGTTCAAAGAGGTCTTGAAGTTCGGATTTCTCGAATTATTGGTGATCTTGAGGGCACTCTAGCTTGTGAGGGAATGATTCGTATGAGAAGGTAG